A part of Caldisalinibacter kiritimatiensis genomic DNA contains:
- the remA gene encoding extracellular matrix/biofilm regulator RemA, translating to MDIKLINIGFGNIVSANRIVAIVSPESAPIKRIIQEARERGMLIDATYGRRTRAVIITDSDHIILSAVQPETVAHRLDNKEIHDVEINKE from the coding sequence ATGGATATTAAGTTAATTAATATAGGATTTGGTAATATAGTTTCAGCAAATAGAATTGTTGCTATAGTAAGTCCAGAATCAGCACCAATAAAAAGGATAATTCAAGAAGCCCGTGAAAGGGGTATGTTGATTGATGCTACATATGGTAGAAGAACAAGAGCAGTTATAATAACAGATAGTGACCATATAATTCTTTCGGCTGTACAACCAGAAACTGTAGCACATAGACTAGATAATAAAGAGATACACGATGTAGAAATAAATAAAGAATAA
- the rpoZ gene encoding DNA-directed RNA polymerase subunit omega, which translates to MLYPSINELLKKVDSRYTLVMMVSKRARQLVDGDKPLVDEEFNKTVTTAINEVAEDKIEYIKPEVKGLK; encoded by the coding sequence ATGTTATATCCTTCAATCAATGAGTTATTAAAGAAAGTGGACAGTAGATATACTTTAGTTATGATGGTTTCTAAAAGAGCTAGACAACTAGTGGATGGAGATAAGCCATTAGTAGATGAAGAGTTTAATAAAACTGTTACTACAGCTATCAATGAAGTTGCAGAAGATAAGATTGAATACATAAAGCCGGAAGTCAAAGGTTTAAAATAA
- the coaBC gene encoding bifunctional phosphopantothenoylcysteine decarboxylase/phosphopantothenate--cysteine ligase CoaBC, which yields MLKGKNIVVGVTGGIAAYKAADIVSKLKKLQANVDVIMTESATKFISPLTFQSLSQNFVTVDMFKEPKKWEIEHISLAQKADVFLIAPATANVIGKVANGIADDMLSTTIMATKSKVVFAPAMNTNMYTNPIFQQNMNKLKELGYEFIRPAKGRLACGDYGEGKMADTVDIVSYVTDMLTNKELKGKKVIVTAGPTIEPIDPVRYLTNHSSGKMGYAIAEEAEKMGAEVILISGPTHLKAPDGVEVVRINTTQQMFNEIEKRFNGCDVLIKAAAPLDYKPEEVYNNKIKKGNGKLELSFTRNPDILKYFGNNKKDQIVVGFAAETDNVLENGRKKMKNKNLDFIVVNDVSNKDAGFKKETNVATIIDKEGTEKSYPKMSKRELAKIILDKILDNFS from the coding sequence TTGTTAAAAGGAAAGAATATTGTAGTAGGTGTAACTGGTGGTATAGCAGCATATAAAGCTGCCGATATTGTTAGCAAACTAAAAAAATTACAAGCTAATGTGGACGTGATAATGACTGAGTCAGCTACTAAATTTATATCGCCATTGACTTTTCAGTCTTTATCGCAAAACTTTGTGACCGTTGATATGTTTAAAGAACCTAAAAAGTGGGAAATAGAGCATATATCTCTAGCTCAGAAGGCAGATGTATTTTTAATAGCTCCAGCTACAGCCAATGTAATTGGAAAAGTAGCAAATGGTATTGCAGATGATATGTTAAGTACTACTATAATGGCAACTAAATCAAAAGTAGTTTTTGCACCGGCGATGAACACCAATATGTATACAAACCCCATATTTCAACAGAACATGAATAAATTAAAAGAACTTGGATACGAATTTATTAGACCAGCAAAGGGAAGACTCGCTTGTGGTGACTATGGAGAAGGAAAAATGGCAGATACAGTTGATATAGTATCATATGTAACTGATATGTTAACTAATAAAGAGTTAAAAGGCAAAAAAGTAATAGTTACTGCGGGGCCTACAATTGAACCGATAGATCCTGTTAGGTATTTAACTAACCATTCTAGTGGTAAAATGGGTTATGCTATAGCAGAGGAAGCAGAAAAAATGGGAGCTGAAGTTATTCTAATAAGTGGACCAACACATTTAAAAGCTCCTGACGGTGTTGAAGTTGTTAGAATAAATACAACTCAACAAATGTTCAATGAAATAGAAAAAAGATTTAATGGTTGTGATGTACTAATAAAAGCGGCAGCTCCATTAGATTACAAACCAGAAGAAGTATATAATAACAAGATAAAAAAAGGCAATGGGAAATTAGAGCTAAGTTTTACAAGAAATCCAGATATCTTAAAATACTTTGGTAATAATAAAAAGGACCAAATTGTTGTAGGTTTTGCTGCCGAAACTGATAATGTATTAGAAAATGGAAGAAAAAAAATGAAAAATAAGAATTTAGACTTTATTGTAGTGAATGATGTTTCTAATAAAGATGCAGGATTTAAAAAAGAAACTAATGTGGCTACAATAATAGATAAAGAAGGTACTGAAAAAAGTTATCCTAAGATGTCAAAAAGGGAACTAGCAAAAATTATATTAGATAAGATTTTAGATAATTTTAGTTAA
- the gmk gene encoding guanylate kinase — translation MNKGLLIVLSGPSGAGKGTICKAFLKENKDFILSVSATTRKPREGEIDGVNYFFITKEDFEKKIQNDEFLEYASVYGSYYGTPKSFVIENLNKGKDVILEIDIQGALQIKERYPEGVFIFIVPPSMKELRNRIEKRGTETEEAINERFSSAFNELNFASKYDYVVVNDEVNKAVKRIEAIVMAEKCKIERQKEVLNKVKEV, via the coding sequence ATGAACAAAGGATTACTTATTGTATTATCTGGACCTTCAGGAGCAGGAAAAGGTACTATATGTAAGGCGTTTTTAAAGGAAAATAAAGATTTCATTTTGTCTGTTTCTGCTACAACTAGAAAGCCGAGAGAAGGAGAAATTGATGGTGTAAATTATTTTTTTATTACCAAAGAAGATTTTGAAAAGAAAATACAGAATGATGAATTCTTAGAATATGCTTCAGTTTACGGGAGCTACTATGGTACACCAAAAAGCTTTGTTATAGAAAATCTTAACAAAGGCAAAGATGTAATTCTTGAAATAGATATACAAGGAGCTTTGCAAATCAAGGAGCGTTATCCAGAAGGTGTTTTTATATTTATAGTACCGCCATCTATGAAAGAATTAAGAAATAGAATCGAAAAAAGGGGAACAGAAACTGAAGAAGCAATAAATGAAAGGTTTAGTAGTGCTTTTAATGAATTGAATTTTGCATCAAAATATGATTATGTAGTAGTAAATGATGAAGTAAATAAAGCAGTAAAAAGAATAGAAGCAATAGTAATGGCAGAAAAATGTAAGATTGAAAGACAGAAAGAAGTTTTAAATAAAGTAAAGGAGGTATAG
- a CDS encoding YicC/YloC family endoribonuclease, with protein MIRSMTGFGKGESKDSVRHFTVEVRSVNNRYNDIIIRMPKHLKYIEDRIKKLIKTKVSRGRVEVYINLEYIGDSDVTVKVDLNLAESYNKALKELCNHTGIKDNVTLSVLTKFPDIINTEKKEEDADEVWNCLKMALEEALDKMIAMRIKEGEELAKDISEKVVDIEDMVSFIEQRSPQVVNEYKEKLWNRIDELLEDKYEIDENRLANEVAIFADKSDINEEVVRLYSHMKQLIDTLKLNGPVGRKLDFLLQEANREVNTIGSKVGDVDIKKKVIEIKSELEKIREQVQNIE; from the coding sequence ATTTTACTGTAGAAGTAAGGTCTGTTAATAATAGATATAATGATATTATAATTAGAATGCCTAAACATTTGAAATATATTGAAGACAGAATAAAAAAGTTGATAAAAACTAAAGTTTCTAGAGGAAGAGTTGAAGTTTATATCAATTTAGAGTATATTGGTGATAGTGATGTAACAGTAAAGGTTGATTTAAATCTTGCAGAATCGTATAATAAAGCTTTGAAGGAGTTATGTAATCATACTGGAATTAAGGATAACGTGACTTTATCTGTTTTAACAAAGTTCCCTGATATTATTAACACTGAAAAAAAGGAAGAAGACGCTGATGAGGTTTGGAATTGTCTTAAGATGGCTTTAGAAGAAGCATTAGACAAAATGATAGCAATGAGGATAAAAGAAGGAGAAGAATTAGCAAAAGATATAAGCGAGAAAGTTGTAGATATTGAAGATATGGTTAGTTTTATTGAACAAAGGTCACCACAGGTAGTGAATGAATATAAGGAAAAGTTATGGAATAGAATAGACGAATTGTTAGAAGATAAATATGAAATAGATGAAAATAGATTGGCAAATGAAGTAGCTATTTTTGCAGATAAAAGTGACATTAACGAAGAAGTAGTAAGGCTTTATAGTCATATGAAACAGTTAATAGACACCTTGAAATTAAATGGTCCTGTAGGTAGGAAATTAGACTTTTTATTACAGGAAGCAAACAGAGAAGTAAATACGATTGGTTCAAAGGTAGGAGACGTTGATATTAAAAAGAAAGTTATTGAGATTAAAAGTGAATTAGAGAAGATAAGAGAACAAGTTCAAAACATTGAATAG